In Rhododendron vialii isolate Sample 1 chromosome 9a, ASM3025357v1, the following are encoded in one genomic region:
- the LOC131301233 gene encoding glycosyltransferase BC10-like, translating to MFSTPFVLSFGLILSIPLLFFVAPKILPPKHLQISLPDEIDDLALFRRATLASADHHRGHHGAVSRLSVKPKIAFLFLTNTDLHFAPLWDRFFEGNEALFNVYVHADPSLPPSAVAATGKSAFDGRFIASKRTERASPTLISAARRLLATALLDDPMNYHFALVSQRCIPLHSFHFTYNTLVSPPKISAASNSTRPELTQFKEPPSYIEILSGEPQLWDRYTARGESTMLPEVPFDRFRVGSQFFVLNRKHALLVIRDRRLWRKFKLPCLNTDSCYPEEHYFPTLLSMEDPNGCSQYTLTRVNWTDSVGGHPRTYKALEISADLIYSLRESNSSYSYLFARKFTPDCLDPLMEIADKVIFKD from the exons ATGTTTTCCACTCCATTCGTTCTCTCATTTGGTCTAATCCTCTCAATCCCCTTACTGTTCTTCGTCGCCCCGAAGATCCTCCCTCCAAAACACCTCCAGATCTCCCTCCCGGACGAGATCGACGACCTCGCCCTCTTCCGCCGCGCCACCCTCGCCTCCGCCGACCACCACCGCGGCCACCACGGCGCCGTCTCGCGACTGAGCGTGAAGCCCAAGATAGCATTTCTGTTCCTCACCAACACCGATCTCCACTTCGCCCCGCTCTGGGACCGCTTCTTCGAGGGCAACGAGGCCCTCTTCAACGTCTACGTCCACGCCGATCCGTCGCTGCCGCCGTCCGCGGTGGCGGCGACGGGAAAGAGCGCCTTCGACGGCCGGTTCATCGCGTCGAAGAGGACCGAGCGGGCCTCGCCGACGCTGATCTCCGCCGCGCGCCGCCTCCTCGCCACCGCGCTCCTCGACGACCCGATGAATTACCATTTCGCCCTCGTCTCCCAGCGCTGCATTCCTCTCCACTCATTCCATTTCACTTACAATACCTTGGTTTCCCCACCGAAAATCTCCGCCGCGTCGAACTCGACTCGGCCCGAGTTAACTCAG tTCAAGGAGCCACCTAGTTACATCGAGATCCTCTCCGGCGAACCGCAGCTGTGGGACCGGTACACGGCCAGGGGGGAGAGCACGATGCTGCCCGAAGTGCCGTTCGACCGGTTCCGGGTCGGGTCgcagttctttgttttgaaccGAAAGCACGCCCTGTTGGTGATCCGAGACAGAAGGCTGTGGAGGAAGTTCAAATTGCCCTGTCTCAACACCGATTCTTGTTACCCGGAAGAGCATTACTTTCCGACCCTTTTGTCCATGGAGGATCCGAATGGGTGTAGTCAGTACACGCTCACTCGGGTTAATTGGACGGATAGCGTCGGCGGGCACCCGCGAACGTACAAGGCGCTCGAGATTTCGGCCGATCTGATTTACAGTCTCCGGGAATCGAATTCGAGTTATTCGTATTTGTTTGCCCGGAAGTTCACTCCGGATTGCTTGGACCCTTTGATGGAGATCGCGGATAAGGTCATTTTCAAGGACTGA